The Planktothrix agardhii NIES-204 genomic interval ATGAGGATCATCTGAACAGTCTTTAATCAGTTTGAAGTAAGCTTTATAGGTGGTGTAGTGCTTCAATACGTCCATAATAAAGCATTCTTCAATGGCTTGACGCATGGTATAACGATGGAAGGGTTCACCTTGACGACCAAAGAATTTCAGGGTTTTGTGTTTGGGTGTAGCCGTAAAAGCAAAGAAGCTGAGATTATCTTGGTGAGAGCGTTTTGCCATGCTCAGGAACATTTCTTCTAAATGTTCTAATCCTTCTTCTTCTGCCATTTCACGGGCTTTCTGGTACAGTGCTTCACCACCGAGTACCCCTTTCAATTCTGTCGCAGTATCCCCAGATTGAGAACTGTGGGCCTCATCAATAATCACCGCACAGCGACGAGTTGGTAATAGTCCGCGTCCCTGTTCGTTCCGTTCTTCAGCGAGTTTAAGTAATTGTCGCGTTACAAAGGGAAATTTCTGTAGGGTTGTAATAATAATTGGAACAGCACTTTCTAGGGCTTGCGCTAACTGCTTAGAATCTTTATCTATTTTTTGAATAACGCCTTGACGGTGTTCAAATTGATAGATTGTATCTTGTAATTGTTGATCAAGAATGCGGCGATCGCTAATCACAATTACACTATCAAAAATCCGTTGATTTTGCTCGTTATGCAGGGAAGATAAACGATGAGTTAACCAAGCAATGGTATTACTTTTACCACTTCCGGCGGAATGTTCGATTAGATAATTCTGGCCGATTCCTTCCCGTTGGGTAGCATCAATTAATTGACGGACGGCTTGTAATTGATGGTAACGGGGAAAGATCATGCTCTCTTTTTTGAATTTTCGCCCTTGATCATCATATTTTTCTTCTATTTGTAAATGGAGAAACTGGGCTAGGAGTTCTAATAAACTATCTCGTTGTAAAACTTCTTCCCAAAAATAGGCGGTGCGATAGGTTTGTCCTTGGGGGTCGGGAGGGTTTCCAGACCCGTTATTATCACCTTGATTAAAGGGTAAAAAATGGGTAGCTTTTCCGGCAAGTCTTGTGGTCATCCAGACTTCTTCGGTATCAACGGTAAAATGAACTAAGGTTCGCCGTTTAAACTCAAAAATAATTTCGTGAGGATCGCGATCTTGACGATATTGTTGTTTACCTTGTTCTACGGTTTGTCCAGTTAAAGGATTTTTCAGTTCAATGGTGACAAGGGGAATACCGTTAAGACTGAGGGTAATATCAAGTTCATTATGATTGCGATCGCTATATTGAAGTTGACGGGTAATTCCTAATTGATTGGTATTATAGCGGGTTTCTAGGTCAGTATTGAGGCTATGGGCGGCTTTGAAATAGGCTATACGCAGGGTACGTCCATAGCATTTGAAACCATGACGCAGGGTGTGGAGTGACCCATAGGTATCCATCCATTTACACAGATCAGTAATGATTTGATTTGCGGTGTTTTCCCCGTGTAATGCTTCTAATTTTGCCCATTCTTTGGGTTGGGTTTGGCGGATAAAGTTAATCGCAATTTCAGAAAAAATGGCACGAGTTTTGTCAAATTTGGTTATGGTTTTAACATACCCGTGAGTTAGAAGATAGTCTTCTATCACTTGCTCAAAGGCAGTTTCGCTTCTGGGGGAAACAAGGTTACTAAAACTCATAGGTTAGTAGTTCTTTAGATACAGTGCAAGGTCTTTTAGTTTTAATTTAGTAAAAAATAAATAGGTTATTTATATCAGTTGTTTTGCAATTTGTTCAATAACAAAGCAAAATTGAGAAAATTTTCCGTCTTGATCCTTCTGGGAATATAAGCCATTAGCAATTGTCCTGATATCTGATATATCTAATTCAATATCGTCAGGGAATAATGCCTCCTTAATGGCTGCTTTCCTTAAATTTATTAATCGCTGATGATCTAACACTAATTTTTCAATCGTTTCTTTTGTCGCAGTGTCTTGCTCATCTTGAGCTTCGACTTTACCATCATCATAAAACTTAAATCTGTCTTCACAATCTGGCTCTAAGGGTGTTACAAAATCGTCCTGTTCATACCACTCATCTTTAGCGTGCGCTCCAAAAGGGCATTTCTTACTCTTATTTTTCTTTTTTTTCCTCGGTTGATTAACTTCATCATCTTTAGACTTATAATTTCTACCTGGATAAGCAGTTACAAGATTAAAATAGTTGACATCTTCATAATTTTTCTCATCTCGACATATATGATAAGGCTTGAGATGTTCAATGTGGGAAGTGTTTGCATTAATCAAGATGCCTGTATAGCAACATAGAAAGCCTTGCTCTCTTAGTAAATGATCTTTTAAATCCCTTTTAATATCGCCTGGCAAGTCAGAGTAGTCGCAACCAAGGCGATTTCCTTCTTCATCATATTGATTGTTAAACCAGGAACGTAATTTTTCAGGTTCTTGTTCTTTTTGGATGTACTTCATCTATTTACCTAATCGGCTGATCCGATCAATGCGAGTTTGCAGGCGTACCAATTCAGGAAATTGTCATAATTCACGGAGACTATTGATTTTTTCAGTAGCTTCTGGAAAATTCCTCTGAGCAATCAATGATTCAATATCCTCTAGTGTTTTTTGGGTGTTAATATCACGCTCAGGAGTTTCCATAAGAAAGCGTAAAATCCAATTACTATCCATACCCAAGGATTGGTCAGGAATATAGGGTTGTTTATCTTTGTCCAGAATAATAACATTTTCTGGTGCTACTTCTCCAATGATTTGTGGTGAATGAGTGGTTGCAATAAATTGGCAATTTGGAAAGATATCTGTTAACTTTTGTACAACCATACGTTGCCAACGTGGATGTAAATGTAAATCCAATTCATCAATCAACACGAGAGCTTTCCCGTCCTGTAGAGGGTCTTCGAGATCAGGGTTTGCTTGTAAAAGTCGTTGTACTAAGTCAAGTATTAAGGCTAAAATACCGCGCTCACCGTCTGAAAGCTGATTAATATTTAATGTTACCCCATCTTTATCAAGTAATAATGTTGTTTTTTTCGATTTCCCTGATATCCTATTAACACGCAGATCGGTAAACCAATCAAAAAAGCAGGAGACTGCACCATTTAAAGCATCAATGCGACGTTGTGCTAACTTAGAGTTCTCGCCTAAAAGTTCCTCTTGAACTAACCACCAATCAGTAAACTCACGAAGACGTAGCATTCTAGGAATGAGTGCGTCAGCAAAAGCCGCAGATTGATTGCCTAAACTTCGATTTGGATTTAATCCTGCTTCCGTAAGGATTGATCGCCGAGTTGAAAAATAAACTACAATGGGTTGATTTTCAGCCGTCTTTATGGGTTGTAAAATCTGCGGACTGTCAGGTTTAATTGCTACTTCATGGCTTTTTTCTACGCGGACATTGCAGATAAAAGGTATTTCTGAAGCCTGAAAATTAACTTCAACAGCTAATTGATCATGCCCAATCATAATATCATCAGTGCTGAAATTAAGGCGTTTCTCTATACAAGCGGTAAATTCAGGTAGTACCCTTGATAGTGCAATACGCAAAGCATCAAGTACGGTAGATTTACCGACACCATTGATACCAACGATTAGGTTCATTCCAGGCTGAAAGTCAAATTCTGCCTGTTCAAAAGCTCGAAAATTAGTAAGCGTAAGGCGGTTAATTTGCATGGTTACTCCTTGATTTTAAGTTGTCCGGTGACTGCGGCTGTAATTAAGGCAGTTCTACGTTCTTGTAGTAAGTCAATAGTTTTTTTTGTAGCTATACCTAGATTATCTAACTTTTGAGTTTCTTCCACCAAATATTTTGCAATTTCTTCTTGTTCCTCAAAAAGAGGAACAGGTAATAAGATTTGGAAAAATTCTTCAGGATAGAGACGTAAGCGCGATATCCAAACACCTTTTGAATAACGAATTGCTTCTTCAGCAAAAATAGGAATCCGTACCAAATAATCTAAATAAACTGGATGATATTTCCCCATAGGGCGATAAACATGATAAGAAGGGCTGACAATACCAGGTTTAAAAGATACTCCCATTGCACCCATCCAAGCCCAGAGAGTATTAATTACTAAGTCACCCGATTGACAGACTTTATACCCTTCCATACTTTCAGCCATAAACATATTTACATCTTTTTCTGATCGGGGAGTGACTCCTGTTATATGAGAAACTGTCAACAATTCTTCCTGCCCTGTAATAGAACGATCATCTATTTGTTTAAATAACCATTTAGCGAACTCTACTCCCCAATGTTTAGGAACTTCCCCTATCCACTCAACACCAGAATCACGCATAGGAACATCAGGATTTAACCCACGAGTAACAGCATGGGTAATGAGGGCGCGACGTTTTTCGTCTAATAATTCTAATAATCGTTTTTTAGCTTTAATTAGTTCATCTATTTTGGCTGTTTGTCGATCGAGGTAACGCGCGATCGCTTTTTGTTCAGACAATGGAGGAATAAAAACTTCTTTGCCATAAGCATCATCTCGATTAAGCCCTGGAACTGCTGTCTCATCTGTGCCTTGATCTAAATTGAGCGTTTGCAATACATAAAATAACCACCTCAAGTGATGGTGTGTAGTTGTTACGTCAATAAAGAAAGTAGTATCAGAGGCAAAACATGACTCATCTGACCAATTTACTTTGCCATAAGAGCCTTTGCGTCCTACTATGATTGCAGGTGCTTGAGTATTTGCCTGAGAACATTTATCATATACTCCATTAGAACCGAAAACTTTAACGAAACCTTCTCTATATTCATCTTTGGGAAGGGCATCACCATAAGCAAAACGTGCAATATATTTTAGTTTTATTTTTCGCCAATTCATGCTATTATCTCCCGCAATAATCTAATTCTCTCTTCCTCTATTTGTTTAATATCCGCATCAATTTCCGCTAACGGACGAGGGGGATTGTACTTATAAAAATAGCGATTAAAATTAATCTCATAAGCACTTCTAATATTCTCCCCATCTGCCCAAGCATCAGAAACATGGGGTTCAACTTCTTCAAGGAAATAACGGACAATCTCATCCTGTAAATTAACATTTTCAGCATCTCGTAACTTTGAGTCTGCCTCATACATCCGTTCTATTTTTTTGCCCGAAACAGGAAACCAACCCCAAACACGAGCATTCGGTTCACCTGTTGCCTTACGTTCCTTCAAAATAACAGGTTTTGCCTCTGGTTCTCGTTCTGTAAAAACATCTCTAAATAGCTTTTGTTCAGCCTTTTTCCAACGACTACTCCGGCGTTTTAATAAATCCGTCATTAACTCATCAAATTCACTCCAATCAGGACGAGGTTCGCGCCCTAATTCTCGATCAATTGCCTGAACATCATCTAATAAATGGGGAACTGCATCAAGAAAACGGCTTTTTCGATCCAAATCCATTTGATACAATAAACGCAAAGGTCGTTCAATGGGAACACGGTTATAACCAAAATCCTCATTATCAAAAATCTTGCTGGTTTCAGTTTCGACAAATTTCCCATATTCACGCACCACAATAGCGATATCTTCTTCACCCATAAAACGGCGTTTATCTCCTAAACTCCGTCGCATCGGTTGCCAAAGTTGACGAGCATCAATCAGTTGAATTTTGCCTTGACGGTGTTTCTGCTTGCGGTTAGTGACAATCCAAATATAAGTGCCAATTCCTGTGTTATAAAACATCTGTTCCGGTAGGGCAATAATCGCCTCTAACCAATCACTTTCGATAATCCATTTACGAATTTCGCTTTCACCACTGCCCGCACCTCCTGTAAATAAAGGTGAACCATTAAATACAATAGCGAGACGCGAACCATTTTTATTGTTTTCAGGTTGATAGAGTTCAAATTTGCTAATTTGATGCTGTAAAAACAACAGGGAACCATCATTAACTCTGGGCAATCCTGCCCCAAAACGTCTAGCAAAACCTAGCTTTTCATGTTCTAGTTTTACTTCCTTTTGTTGTTTCTTCCAGTCTACACCAAAAGGGGGATTTGCCAGAAAATAATCAAAGGTTTCGTCCTCGTATTTATCATCAATTAAAGAGTCTCCAAACTGAATAGAACTTTTTTCATTTTCTTTCATTAATAAGTCTGAAGCCGCGATCGCATAGGCACGGGGATTAAAATCTTGACCAAAAACCCAGAGTTGTGCTTCTTTATTATTTTCTCGTAAATAATTTTGAGCTTCTGCTAACATTCCACCCGTACCACAAGTTGGGTCAAGGAGTTTACAAATTACGGATTTAGTCAGAATATTATCATCAGGATCGAATAAAATATCAACCATTAAGCGGATGACTTCTCGTGGCGTAAAGTGATCCCCTGCGGTTTCGTTAGCAGTTTCATTAAAACGACGAATTAAGTCTTCAAAAACCAAACCCATTGCAATGTTATCTACCTTGTTAGGGTGTAAATCAACATCGCAAAATTTCGAGACCACCAGATAGAGGATATTCGCCTCATTCATCTTTTCAATTTCTGCCGTAAACTCGAAATGTTCAAAAATATCCCGTACATTTTTTGAGAAACCATTGATATATTCCCATAAATGCTTATCAATATTATTCGGATCGTCTTTGAGCTTTTCAAAGGTGAGTTCAGAACGATTATGAAAGCGAAAGCCGTCTCCTGCGGCTTTATTCAGCGTGGAGTCGAGAGCTTCATCTATTATATTTTTGTTATTCTCCAATCGCCGAGACTCTGCTAGTACCTTGTCTTTAGTGGGTGCAAGTACACAGTCAAAACGGCGTAACACTGTCATTGGCAGCATGACCCGTTCATATTGCGGAGGTCGATAGGAGCCACGCAACAGATCGGCAATTTGCCAGATAAAATTAGAAAGTTGGTGATGATCTACTATTGGTTTTTTTTCTTGTATCATCACTCTAACCTCGCTGATCATTTTAAATATACTACATTTGTTGACTCCTGATATGGCTCAATCGAAACATATCTATAAACGATAAGAATCTGTTTGGGATGACCAATAATCCGTTAATTTTCAGAAGAAGTGCGCCCTACTGGGATCGAACCAGTCTGAAGGCGAATTATGAGTTCGCTGCCTCCCCAATCGGCCAAGGGCCCTCACAATATTACAATACCATGT includes:
- a CDS encoding type I restriction-modification system R subunit; its protein translation is MSFSNLVSPRSETAFEQVIEDYLLTHGYVKTITKFDKTRAIFSEIAINFIRQTQPKEWAKLEALHGENTANQIITDLCKWMDTYGSLHTLRHGFKCYGRTLRIAYFKAAHSLNTDLETRYNTNQLGITRQLQYSDRNHNELDITLSLNGIPLVTIELKNPLTGQTVEQGKQQYRQDRDPHEIIFEFKRRTLVHFTVDTEEVWMTTRLAGKATHFLPFNQGDNNGSGNPPDPQGQTYRTAYFWEEVLQRDSLLELLAQFLHLQIEEKYDDQGRKFKKESMIFPRYHQLQAVRQLIDATQREGIGQNYLIEHSAGSGKSNTIAWLTHRLSSLHNEQNQRIFDSVIVISDRRILDQQLQDTIYQFEHRQGVIQKIDKDSKQLAQALESAVPIIITTLQKFPFVTRQLLKLAEERNEQGRGLLPTRRCAVIIDEAHSSQSGDTATELKGVLGGEALYQKAREMAEEEGLEHLEEMFLSMAKRSHQDNLSFFAFTATPKHKTLKFFGRQGEPFHRYTMRQAIEECFIMDVLKHYTTYKAYFKLIKDCSDDPHVERKKAAKALARFMRLHPHNIAQKTEIMVEHFNHFTRHKIGGKAKAMVVTGSRLEAVRYKQSFDKYIKEKGYPIKTLVAFSGIVTDDKISEKTYTEEEMNQGIREKELPEKFATNDYQVLLVAEKYQTGFDQPLLHTMYVDKRLAGIQAVQTLSRLNRTHPQKEDTFILDFVNQPEEIREAFQQFYEGAELGQEAEPAQLYQLKSQLDASGIYLSEEIKRFCAIYFKPKQRQSPADHQGMNAVLDPAVDRFRALYEQNIEEAELWRRKLTAFRNLYSFLSQIIPYQDSDLEQIYIFLRHLSPKLLRHSNEDQYDFDSDIQLEYYRLQKISEGSIHLEKAKKSPLDGPKAVGTAILRENSVKLSQLIDLLNSRFGTDFNQADQLFFDQIVEAAANSEELQQAAQVNSPDKFTLLFNKIVESLFIERVDQNEAIFARYMNDNDFKQFVSNWLVSQVYKRLQ
- a CDS encoding type I restriction-modification system S subunit — protein: MNWRKIKLKYIARFAYGDALPKDEYREGFVKVFGSNGVYDKCSQANTQAPAIIVGRKGSYGKVNWSDESCFASDTTFFIDVTTTHHHLRWLFYVLQTLNLDQGTDETAVPGLNRDDAYGKEVFIPPLSEQKAIARYLDRQTAKIDELIKAKKRLLELLDEKRRALITHAVTRGLNPDVPMRDSGVEWIGEVPKHWGVEFAKWLFKQIDDRSITGQEELLTVSHITGVTPRSEKDVNMFMAESMEGYKVCQSGDLVINTLWAWMGAMGVSFKPGIVSPSYHVYRPMGKYHPVYLDYLVRIPIFAEEAIRYSKGVWISRLRLYPEEFFQILLPVPLFEEQEEIAKYLVEETQKLDNLGIATKKTIDLLQERRTALITAAVTGQLKIKE
- a CDS encoding type I restriction-modification system M subunit, coding for MIQEKKPIVDHHQLSNFIWQIADLLRGSYRPPQYERVMLPMTVLRRFDCVLAPTKDKVLAESRRLENNKNIIDEALDSTLNKAAGDGFRFHNRSELTFEKLKDDPNNIDKHLWEYINGFSKNVRDIFEHFEFTAEIEKMNEANILYLVVSKFCDVDLHPNKVDNIAMGLVFEDLIRRFNETANETAGDHFTPREVIRLMVDILFDPDDNILTKSVICKLLDPTCGTGGMLAEAQNYLRENNKEAQLWVFGQDFNPRAYAIAASDLLMKENEKSSIQFGDSLIDDKYEDETFDYFLANPPFGVDWKKQQKEVKLEHEKLGFARRFGAGLPRVNDGSLLFLQHQISKFELYQPENNKNGSRLAIVFNGSPLFTGGAGSGESEIRKWIIESDWLEAIIALPEQMFYNTGIGTYIWIVTNRKQKHRQGKIQLIDARQLWQPMRRSLGDKRRFMGEEDIAIVVREYGKFVETETSKIFDNEDFGYNRVPIERPLRLLYQMDLDRKSRFLDAVPHLLDDVQAIDRELGREPRPDWSEFDELMTDLLKRRSSRWKKAEQKLFRDVFTEREPEAKPVILKERKATGEPNARVWGWFPVSGKKIERMYEADSKLRDAENVNLQDEIVRYFLEEVEPHVSDAWADGENIRSAYEINFNRYFYKYNPPRPLAEIDADIKQIEEERIRLLREIIA